From Diospyros lotus cultivar Yz01 chromosome 4, ASM1463336v1, whole genome shotgun sequence, a single genomic window includes:
- the LOC127800102 gene encoding protein FANTASTIC FOUR 1, giving the protein MSKVVFKSCLEIQQQQQQLMETRTLKLKLASPKPSFFESFGEEKSHYPETSSCYVHPMAKRSLSQLSHKSLELCTENLGSETGSDICESSIFSISSPVGEISPAKARQEMESSRKEIKNSRSFPPPLTTMVGGSSSLQVRPHRVDGRLVIEAVEVPPAHTHLQAERIHGRLRLSFWKDCSSSEEDEEAETENNEASHEEEEEEEEEEEDAIAETDELFEFEFHEEEEEEEEGEGRDVNGKWEDMEGNSLEVGVEMGIKEKFQRPSRCKDGRPDGKRIYRVPFWVATS; this is encoded by the coding sequence ATGTCTAAAGTAGTTTTTAAATCTTGTCTTGAGatccagcagcagcagcagcagctcaTGGAAACAAGAACCCTGAAGCTCAAACTGGCTTCCCCAAAGCCATCCTTCTTTGAATCCTTCGGCGAAGAGAAGTCCCATTATCCAGAAACCTCGTCGTGCTATGTTCATCCTATGGCCAAGAGATCTCTATCCCAGCTCAGCCACAAAAGCCTGGAGCTTTGTACCGAAAACTTGGGCTCTGAAACTGGAAGCGATATCTGTGAAAGCAGCATTTTTTCGATCTCTTCACCGGTCGGAGAAATTAGTCCAGCGAAGGCACGGCAGGAGATGGAGTCCAGcaggaaagaaataaagaattcTCGCAGTTTCCCGCCGCCATTGACCACGATGGTCGGCGGCTCAAGCTCCCTGCAAGTCAGGCCTCACCGGGTCGACGGCAGACTGGTCATCGAAGCCGTTGAGGTCCCGCCGGCGCACACTCATCTTCAAGCTGAAAGAATCCATGGCCGCCTCAGGCTAAGCTTTTGGAAAGATTGCAGTTctagtgaagaagatgaagaagctgAAACCGAAAATAATGAAGCTAgtcacgaagaagaagaagaagaagaagaagaagaagaagatgctaTTGCAGAAACAGATGAGTTGTTCGAATTCGAATtccacgaagaagaagaagaagaagaagaaggtgaaggAAGGGATGTAAATGGAAAGTGGGAGGACATGGAAGGGAATAGTTTGGAAGTCGGGGTTGAAATGGGAATTAAAGAAAAGTTTCAAAGACCAAGCAGGTGCAAGGACGGACGGCCTGACGGCAAACGGATATATAGGGTGCCCTTTTGGGTGGCTACTTCCTAA